The following nucleotide sequence is from Streptomyces brevispora.
CAATCCAGGATGGTAACCGCTGGGCCGTGGACCTGGATCTGGGTCTGGATAAGTTCCTCGACAGGGTAAGCCGCGACGCCCTCATAGCACGAGTGCCCGCCGAGTGAAGGACAAGAAGGTCCTGAAGCTGATTCGCCGATAAGTTGAGGCCGGAATTATGCCGAACGGGTGGTCTTGCATCGGAGTAAGGGACGCCACGACTCCCCCTTTCCCCTCTGCTCCAATATCATGCTGGACGGCCTAGACCGCGAACTCTTTAAGTGCGGACACCGGTTCGTGAGGTATGCCGACGACGCCATGATCTTCGTCGGCTCCAAGCGGGCGGTGGAACGAACCCTCGCCTCGGTTACGGGCTTCATGGAGAAGAGCCTGAAGCTGAGGTCAACAAGGAGAAGTCCAAGGCGTGCCCCATCTGGTGGATGTCCCTCCTGGGGGGGGGGGGGGGGGGGGAGGTGAAGATCCAGGTTGACCAGAAGGCGATCAAACGCACGAAGGCCAAGGACCGGCAGTTCACCTCCTGAAAAACGTGGGGTGTCTCCATGGAGCACAGGCTGGACAAGATCAACCGGTTCATTACCGAATGGGCGGCCTACTTCAGCCTCGCGGACTCCCCCAGGGCGTTCGAGGGGATTGACCATTGGACCCAACCCGTCGCAGGCTCCGTCAGGCGCAGATGGTGTAGTGGAAGACTTGCGAACGTAAGCGCTGCTGGCGTCAATCGGGACTCCGCGCCCGTCCATCGCCATCGACAACGCCTACTGGGCGAGCAAGGGATACCGGCCCTTCAAGGAATTGTGGACCCGCTCGCGCTCTCGCACTACCTGAGATCAGCTACGCGAACCGCCGGATGCGGGCCCGCATGTCCGGTGGTGGGGGGGAGGGGCCGGGACAACCGGCCCTTCTACCCGATAACTGGCCCCGCTCAACGCTGTGCGGTGGCAGTGGCATACGCGGCGCACCGCCACAAGTGTCGGGAATACCGTGCCATCTCCCTGGTTGTTCCACCAATCGTCCAGGCTCGGGCACTCTGGGTGCCGCCCGTTCCGTCGGAGCCTGCGCCTCAGTAGGCACCGTCGCCGCGCAGCACGGCAGGCAGGGTCCGGAAGAGAATCGCCAGGTCGAGCCTGAGCGACCAGGTGTCGACATAGTGCAGGTCCAGGCGCAGGGCGTCCTCCCAGGCTAGGTCGGATCGGCCACTGATCTGCCAGAGGCCGGTGAGTCCCGGCCGCATCCGCAGGCGATGGCGTGCCTTCCCGGCGAACGCCGAGTCTTCGACTGGCAGCGGTCGAGGACCGACCAGGGACATCTGCCCCTTCAGTACGTTGACCAACTGCGGCAGCTCATCCAGGGAGTAGCGGCGCAACCAGCGTCCCGCCGCGGTCACACGCGGGTCGTCACGGATCTTGAACAGGTGTCCGTCCGACTCGTTGCGAGCCGCCATGGCCTCCTTCAACGTCTCGGACCCGACTCGCATGGTGCGCAGCTTGAGGACCTGGAACTCCGCGCCCCGCCAGCCCGTTCGCCGTTGACGGAAGATCAGGGGGCCTGCGGTGTCGACCCGCACGGCAACAGCGGCCGCCAGGAGGACCGGCGCCAACAGCAGGAGCAGGGCGGCGGCCCCCACCAGATCGATGGCACGTTTGGCCGCTCGGCCTGTCCAGCGCGCGTGCCCGAACGGGGCCGCATGATGGCGAGCCGCCTCTTCAATGAATACCGACATATCATACCCCTTTTCGTGACATTGAACAGAACAGGTGAAATACCTCTATCCGATGGCATGTCAACCAACGCGATGTCTCAATTGACCCATAACTGAGTACTGATCTCCGGCAATGACACTGCAACTTGCTCCCGCCATGCCTGGCGCGGGGCGACCGAGAGGACCTGCATGCGTGCAGTAGTGACGGGTGGGGCCGGCTTCATCGGGTCCCACCTGTGTGAGCGGCTGATCCATGAGAGCCACGACGTGGTCTGTGTGGACAACTTCGTGACCTCCGAGCCTGGCAACGTGGAACACCTCACGGACGACCCCCACTTCCAGTTGGTGCGCCGGGACATCACCCAGGGTCTGGACGTGCCCGGCGACGTGGACGCCGTGTTCCACCTGGCCTCTCCCGCCTCGCCCGCCGACTATCTGAGACTGCCCCTGGAGACGCTTCGTGTGGGGTCGGCCGGCACCTGGCGCGCCCTGGACCTGGCCGCCGCGAAGGGCGCACGCTTTCTGCTGGCCTCCACTTCGGAGTCGTACGGCGACCCGCTGGTTCACCCCCAGCCGGAGAGCTACTGGGGGCATGTCAACCCCGTCGGTCCCCGCTCGGTGTATGACGAGGCAAAACGCTTCGGTGAGGCACTGACCATGGCCTACCGCAGGCACTACGGTGTGGATGCCAAGATCGTGCGCATCTTCAACACCTTCGGCCCGCGGATGCGCGCAGACGACGGGCGCGCCATTCCCACCTTCATCGACCAGGCACTGCGCGGAGAGCCGATCACGGTGACCGGTGACGGCAGCCAGACCAGGTCGCTTTGTTATGTGGACGACTTGGTCGACGGGTTGCTGCGCATGCTGGCGAGCGACCACGGCGGTCCCGTCAATCTGGGCAACCCCCATGAGGTCACCATGCTCGAGCTGGCGCAGTGGATCAACAAGCTGACCAGGGCTACCTCTGAGATCACGCTGATCCCGCGTCCCCAGGACGACCCGGAACGTCGCCGCCCGGACATCACCATGGCCCGCGAGGTACTGGGCTGGGAGCCCGTGACTCCGGTGGAACACGGCCTGTGCGACACCATCACCGATTTCCGACGCCGCCTGACCTCCGTGAACTTCACCGAACGCAGGATTGTGGCCGTACCGTCGCCGCTGACCGCCTCGGCTTGCTCATGACCGCCCGGACGAGCACCCAGTCAGCAAGGAAGGCTCAGACCGCTTCTGCGGTCGAGTATCCGGGGGTGCCCGTCACGGCTCACGCACGCGAGTGCGCGACTCACCATGTCCTGCGGCTCACCCCACGGGAACCGCATAGCGCGCCAGGTTCCGGCCGACGTTCCGGATGCCCTCTCCAACCCTTTGCGGCAGAGGCGTTGGCGGACCCGAAGGGTCCCGCGCCCCGCTTCCCCCACGGCACTGACCATCGCATGTTGAGAGAATTCGGCCAGCCTGTTCAAGGAGCATCATGCACGGCCCAGCGCATCACATCACTGCCGCGACGGCGCCGGACACCGGGAACGGACTTTATGAGATGCGCAATGTCCAGGTCCCTGAACACCTCGATCTGGGCGTGTTCGGAGCGAGGGGAATCCCGTCGACCTACAGCGGCTACGAGACGTTTCTGACGGTGCTCCTGCCCGAACTGGCAGCGCGCGGACATCAGGTCACGATGTATTGCCGCTCGGGCGAAGTCGAGGAGACTCCTTCGTACCAGGGCGTGAAGAAGGTGTTTCTGCCCGCCATCGCCTCGAAGCAGCTCAGCACGCTTTCCCATGGTGCGCTTGCCGCTCTTGCCACACGTCGTGCCCAGCACGACGTCGTCCTGGTGGTGAACGTGGCCAATGCCGCCTTCTGCCTTCTCACCCGGCTTGCCGGGCAGCGCATCGCCCTCAACACGGACGGCCAGGAGTGGCTTCGTGGCAAATGGGGCCGCGCGGCTCGTGCCTACTTCCGAGGATCAGCGCATATCGCCCGCTGGAGCGCCTCGGCTCTCATCGCTGATGGGATCGGCATGCGTGACGTCTACAAGCAGCAGTTCAAGGCTGAGTCGACCGTGATCCCATACTGTTGGACGCAGATCGACCACGACGAGCGTCTGGAAGCGCTCGACTCACTTGGTGTGTCTCCCTACGGCTACTTCCTCATCGCGGGCCGGCTGATCCCCGAGAACAACATTCACCGCGTTGCCTGCAGCTACCTCGCCAGCGGTGCGCGCACGCCGTTGGTCGTTCTTGGTGCCGCGAACTACGACTCGCCCGTCACCCGGGAACTCCGTGAGCTTGCCGAGAAGGATTCACGCCTGATTCTCGGTGGTCACATCACCGACCGAGCCGCCTACGCCACGACGGTCCGACTGGCCCGCGCCTACTTCCACACCCACTCGGTCGGTGGGATCAACCCCTCCCTCCTTGAAGCCATGGGGTGTGGTGCACGCATCATTGCCCTGGATACTGTGTTCAACCGGGAGGCTCTCGGGGAGGCTGGCGAGTACTTCTGCGACTTCGACCACACGCTACCTGCCTTGATGCGCCGCCTTGATAGTACGAGCGGCGTCGATGACGAGCTTCGGGCCCTCGCCGTCAAGCGAGCCAACGGCCGATTCAGCCTCGAGCAGGTCGCGGATTCCTACGAACGACTGCTCATGACGGTGGCTCGCAGCCCTCGTTGGCGACGGACCGCGCTTGAGACGCAGTGGGCGGAGAAGGAAGCCGGCCGCGAGACGATCCTGGAACCGGGTCGGTGACCGGGGTGAGTGGCCGACGAGTCCTGGCGGTCAACCCGTCGGCGGACCTGTACGGATCCGACCGGGTGTTCCTCGACGCGATCCGATCGCTGCGTGGGGCCGGTGCCTCGGTGGAGGTGATCCTCCCTCGGCACGGAAGGCTGGCAGAGCGCCTGGAGAGCGACTTCGTTCCGGTCCACACCGCGGACTTCCCTATCCTGCGCCGCTCACTGCTCTCTGTCCGGCCGCTGGGCGCGCTTGCCGCCCAGGCCTGGCCGACGGTGCGTGGGCTGGCCGCGTCCATCCGCTCCCTGGCTCCGGACGTCGTCTACGTCAACACCATCACGCTGCCGCACTGGATGGCCGCCGGTCGGAAGGCCGGGGTGGGAGTGATCTGCCATGTCCACGAACTCGACCAGCTTCCCGGCCCGCTGGCGTCCGTCCTCCTCAGCCCGCTTTTGCTGGCCGACCGCCTGGTCGTCAACTCGCAGGCGACGCAACGCTACGTTCGGAGCCGGCTGCCGCGCGTTGGACCCCGAGTGTCGCTTGTCTACAACGGATTCGACATGCCCGCGGCGCTGCCGTCGCCTCCGGCTTTCGGTCGCACACGCCGTCTGCTGCTCGTGGGGCGCCTCAGCCCCCGCAAGGGTCAGGATCTGGCCATCGAGGCGCTGTCGCTGCTCGTTCAGTGGGGTCATGATGTCGTACTGGAACTCGTCGGGGACACGTTCGATGGTTACGAGTGGTACGAGGAGGCCCTGAGAAGGCAGGCCGCCTCGCTCGGATTGACCGATCGCGTTGAGTTCGGCGGCTACCAGATCGACACCTCGTCCGCCTACGCCAGGTCCGATGTGGTCCTCGTCCCCTCCACCCTCGAGTCGTTCGGCAACGTGGCGGTTGAGGGTCTGGCTGCCGGGAGACCGGTCCTGGCCACCGCTGTCGGCGGCCTTCCCGAGATCGTGGAGAACGGTGTCAACGGCTTCCTCTTCCCACCCGGCGATGCGGCCACGTTGGCGGCCGGGGCCGCCCGCCTTCTCTCGAACCCGGCGAAGGCGACGGACATGGGCGCCCAAGGTGCCCGGGCGGTGCGCGCTCGTTTCGGGAAGGACCGATTCGCCCAGGGAGTGTTTGGAGCGGTCGCCTCGGTGAGCCGCCTGACAGTCCCGGAAGTTGCTCCTCAAGTGCTGTCGCCGACGCGCCGATAAGTCCGGGACAACTGATTTGAGGCTTCCAGGCATGAAGCAGTTCTCCTTGCGTTCTCGCGTCGTGGGACATCCTTCCTCCAAGGCAGTGGCGCGTCAGATGGTCGCGATGTGCCCGGCCAACGGGCGTCGAGGTCTGGCCCTCCAGCGGATGGCCTACCGCATCGTCCGGGCCGTTCCGTCGCTTGGACTCCGGTCTGCCGGGTCGTGGCCGCTGCCGATTTCCCCCGAGAGCTGGGCGGCGATCGAGGCCCGCATCCGTGACGTTCGCGGGCCGGCCGCCGGTGCGGTGCTCTGGCACCTCCCGCCGGCCGACCAACCCCAAGTGAAGTTCGGCGCCTTGTTTCTCGACTCTGCCGACCTTCCTCTGGCTTTCGCCCGAGTGCTCCTGACCCGGGACGTCCCGCGGTTGGCTCCCCGAGTGGCCGAAGGAGGCCGAACGGGCATCCGTTGGCCGATGCGACTCGAGGAGTTCTGCCATGACGGTCTCTCGGTGGAGCTGTCCACCGCCACGCCAGCCGGTCTTCACGTTCCGGTCCACTTGGGCCTCCGCGCCGTGACGGATCTCTGCGCCGACATCGACGACGCGTTCGGGGTTCTGGAACGTCACGCCTATGTGCCGGACAATTGGACCCCCATGCACGGTGACCTTGCCCATTGGAACCTCCGGCGCTATCGCACGGGGGACATCCACCTGCTGGACTGGGAAGGCAGCGACTGGGCTCCCCCCCACGCCGATCTCGCCCGCTTCATCATGACGGCACCGAACGGCCGGCAGTTGGCTGCTGGCCTTCCCAAGGCGTTGGGTCCCGAGCTCGAAGAGGCGGCGCTCTTCTGGTTGGACCGTGGTGCAAAGGCGGCTGAGGGAGAAGTCCCGGCGTGGGTGGAACGCAAACACGCCGACCAAGCCGCCGTCCTCTCCGACTTGCTGGCCGCGACGTGAGCGTGCTCTCCGCAGCTCCAGGAAATCGGAACGATCGAGGGGATCCTTCGTGATGAAGATTGTGATGTCAGCTTATGCCTGCGACCCGGACGAGTCGTCCGAGCGCGGCATCGGGTGGTGGTGGGCTTCCGCCGCCGCCGAGCGGCACGAGGTTTGGCTCCTCACGCGCCACCGCAGCCGACCGGCCATCGAGCGCGCCCTCAAGACAGATCCGCGGCCCAACCTGCATCCCGTCTATGTCGATGCCCCTCGTTGGGTCCGTTCGCTGAAGCGAGGAGCCTGGACGCTGTACCCGTACTATGCGATCTGGCAGGCGGTGGCCCGCGCCGAGGCCCGTCGTCTCCACCGAGACGTTCGATTCGACGTCGCCCATCACATGACGTTCTCGATCGACTGGCTGCCATCGGGCATGGCGTTCATCCGCGGGCTCCCCTCAGTGTGGGGGCCGGTCGGGCCCGGCGTCACTTCATTCCCGTTCCGGATGTGGAAGACGTACGGGCCTCGGTGGGCATCCTCCGAGTTGCTCCGGTCCATCGTCACGACAGTGGGCTCGCGCACGTTCGGCTCGTGGACGGCTAAGCACGCCACTGTGATCATCGCTCAGAACAACGACGTGGCCAAGCGGTTCAAGGGCCACCCCAACCTCGTCGTCGAGCAGAATTCCGTGGTCGATCTGCCGCCGGATCTCGTCGGGCCCTCGGCGTCGTTCGGTGACAAGACCCGGCGAGCCATCTTCATCGGCCGTCTGATCCCGTCGAAGGGCCTTCGGGCCGCGGTTGGCGCCCTGGCACAGCCGGCCGCCTCCGACTGGACCCTCGACGTGTACGGCCGAGGTCCCGAGCGCGAGCCCAGCCTGGCTCTCGCTCGCAAGCTCGGCGTCGACGACCGCATCACGCTCCACGGTGCCGCGGACCGGTCCGAGGTCTTCAAGGCGCTCCACCAGGCCGACGCGCTGCTGTTTCCCAGCAGTCGGGAATCGGCCCCGGGGGCGGTTGCCGAAGCCGTCACCTCCGGTTGTCCCGTGATTTGCCTCGACACCAGCGGCCCCGGAACGGTGGTGCAGCCGGGACAGGGAATCAAGCTCGCGCCGTCGGCCGATGTCTGCCGGTCGCTCGCCCAGGCGCTGAACCAGGTCGGTCCCCGGCACGCTGGTGATGACCGCTGGACCGCCCGACGGATCCCCTATCTGCTTGACCGGTGGTACGCCATGGCTGTCGGTGCCTCCTCCTCGGTTCTCGCCGGAAGGGCGGTCTGAGGTGTTCGTCGCTCTCGTCGGCCCCGACGGGGTCGGAAAGACGACCGTGGCTGGCGCCCTCGAGCGGGCGGCGCGGGCCCGCGGGCGCCGCTTCGCCTATGTCCACTGGATCCCGACGACGGTCGCACCACCCGTGTCCATGCCATGCACCACCGTCCCCCCGCCACCGAAGCGGACCGGGCTGGCTCCAGCCGGCCTCTCGCACCGCGTGCTGTCCGTGGGCCGGCTGTGCAGAAACCTCGTCCGGTTCTGGGCCGGCTACGTCATGGGCATGCGCCGTCATGTGGCCGGTCTACGGGGGCCCGATGTCCTCGTGGTCGCCGACCGTTGGATGTACAACTACATCGCCCAGCCGGTCAGCGTGGCTTACCACGGTCCCCCGACACTTGCTCGTCTGGCGGTCTGGCTGGCACCCCGCCCGGACCTGACCATCGTGCTCGACGCCCCCGCCGATGTGATCGTGGCCCGGAAGCAGGAACTCACGCTCGACGAAGCGGAATCCGAGCTGGGCCGGTGGCGTCAGCTCTCCCCTCCGAACGCCGTGGCTCACCTCGACGCAACCCTCTCGCCGGACGTTCTGGCCAAACAGATTCTGGACGTGATTGCGTGAGCACTGGTCTCGCTGTGGCGGGCATGCGGCGGGCGCACTGCGCGGATGCCGCCGTAGAAGGCCAGGCGTCGACGAAATGCCTGACCCTGGCATGGGTGATCGCCATCGCCACCAGCATGCCGTGGTCCGGGCCTGCCGCCGCCGAAGGCGGTGCGGCAGCCTTGTTGAAGTTTTCGTTGCTGGCGCTCGCGGCCCTGCTCGCTTATGCAGGACGCAAGCGGACGGCCTGGCCGAGATCCGTGAAGGCGCTGCTGGTTTACTGCGCCATCGCCGCGGCCGGTGGTCTCCTCGGCCCGGACTTCGATGTCTCGTTCGTCCGCTCGGCTCGGTTCTCGGGGCTCCTAGTCGTGAGCGCCTGGGTCATCGCCGGGATGGACTCCCGGCGCCTCCTCGTGATCTACGCACGGGTTGGGACCGTGTTCGTCGGCGTTTCCCTGCTGGCGATGCTGTTGGGCTTCAACCCTCTGAGATCGGGCCGGTTGTACGGGTTTCTACCGCCGACCCATCCGAACAACGTCGGCGCGATCGCCGGCCTGGCGCTGATCACGCTGTTCGTTCCATGGGCAAGAGGCGACAAGCTCGCGCGGTGGCAGGGCGTCAGCCTCCTGCTGCTCACGGCCGGTGTGATCGTGAGCGGATCCCGCACGAGCATCCTGGCCACCGCATTCGGTTTGTGCGTGGCGCTGGTCCAAAGGAGCACTCGGGGCAGGGGAGTGCCGGTCCTTTACTGCTGTGTGCTCCTCATCACGCTCAACTCCCTTCTCGGGAACCCTCTGCACTCGCTCTACATCCGGGAGAGTGCCCGCGGTACTGAGTTTGTCGACATCACGTTCACCGGGCGTTCCGAACGCTGGGAGACTGCTATCGAAGTGGAACGAACAGTCCCGCAGACCCTGTTCGGAAAGGGGATGGCGGTCAAGAGCGTGCCGAGCCCGCATGCCTTCACCGCCGCAGAGCCGCTGGACGGCTCGTGGGTCTCGGCCTTCGTGCAGGCCGGTCTGCTGGGGTTCGCTGCTCTTCTGGTCGGGTTCGTACTGTTTCTCACCGCCGGCCGGGGCAAACTTCGACGGCTCCGTGACCCGGTGCTGCTCGGAGTCGTTGGCTTTGTCGTCCCACACTCGATCTTCGAGAGCAGCCTGAACGACGTCTCGGTGGTGCTTCCTGCTCTGGTCGCCCTTGGCGCAACCCGGCCGAGCACCCGGGCGGATGACGCGCTCGCCCCAAGCGTTCCCAGGCTGGCTTAGGAGAGTTCTGACATGAGCGGTCTTGACGCTGGGATCCGCAAGGCGGCTGAGTACGCCGCCAGCCGGATCAAAAGGACCGAGTACCGGCTCGATCCCGACCTGCCGGTGGCTTCGGTCGTCGGAATCAGCGGCCGCCGCTCCTTGGGCATCCTGCGCGGCCTCGTTCGGGGCGTCGGCCTGCGCAAGTCGCTCTGGAGCGCGCTGTGCGTCGGCCGAGGTGTCAGCTTCCGCAACCGCCGCCTGATCAAGGTCGGGAAGGGAGTGACCGCCGGGCGCGGAGCCGTGCTCGACGGTCTGTCGCGCCGGGGGCTGGTGCTCGGGGACAACGTCACCATCGGGCCGTACTCGATCATCGAGACGAGCGGAATCATCACCAACCTCGGGGAGGGCTGTGTGATGGGCGCCAGGTCGGCCATCGGCTCCCACTCGTTCATCGGTGCCGCCGGCGGCGTGTGGATCGGGGAAGACGTGATCATGGGGAACCGGGTCAGCTTCCATTCGGAGAACCATGTCTTCAAGGACACCAGTCGGCCGATCCGTGACCAGGGTCTGACCCGTGAGGGGATCACGATCGATGACGACTGCTGGGTCGGCGCCAACGTCACCTTCCTCGACGGGGCGCGAGTGGGGCGAGGCTGTGTCATCGCCGCCGGAAGCGTTGTCCGTGGTGAGATCCCGCCGATGAGCGTCATTGCCGGAGTCCCCGCGAAGGTCATGAAAATGCGAGAAAAGGGCGGAACCCTATGAATCTCCAACCCGAGGCGCTGCCGTGGGAGTCGTTGCTGGCGGAGTTGACGGACAGTGTTCCGAACTGGACGGTCTTCAAGCACCTGGACCGCGCCCTGAGCGGACGGGGTGATCTCGACGCCGCGGCCCCCCGCCACTCCTGGCCCGGCGTCACCGATACGGTTGCCGACTGGTTTCTCGGGTCACGGCCGGACGCGGTGGTCGTTCCTTGCGACCACGTGTCCGACGTCCGCGTCCTCCTGCTAGTCGATCCGGACCGCCTGCCGGTCGTGGACGAGGTCGACCTCCTGTCAGTCAGCAGCCTCAGGGGCGCACCGTGGGCAAGAGCGGAGGACCTGGCGGCGCTGAGCTCGGTGGGCCCTTACGGCCGGACCCTTCGGCCAGGAGCGCAGACGGTGGTCCTGGCTCTGATGTACGGTCTTGACTACAAGGGCAATGTGCGCATTCCCGACCGGGAGCTGGCCGCCGTCCGTCGTGGGGCATATGAGGATCCGGAAGGCGTGGATCTCGCCGTTCGGGTACTCCTTCCCAAGATCGCCGGTCGGTGGGCCGGTCGGGTGGCCGCGGACGTCCGCTCGGAGGCATGCGAAGTGCGCCGGTCCAGAGCCCTTGTCGCGGCGCTCCTGGCCTCCGCCCTGATGCACCCCGTCCACTTGGTCTCGCGTCTCGAGTTCAGGTCGCGCCGCCCGTGTCCCGTGGCCGAGCTCGCTCTCCACCGAGGCCGTCGCCTCCCGCCGGACGATCTCGATCGGTTCCTGACGGACGTCTCGGCGGCGCATCGAGTGATCAGGACGGTGTCGGTGCCTCGCTGATCTCCCCTGCCCCCGTGGCCTTCCCCGGAGCTCAAGAGAACGGCCGAATCGGCCGACATTGTGGGCACCTGTGCTGATCTTAGAGAGGCGACCATGCTTGTATCAGTGATCATCCCTCTGTACAACACAGAGAAATACATCGGAGCCTGTCTCGCGTCCGTCCTCGGCCAGACGCATCAGGAGTTCGAAGTCATCGTGGTGGACGACGGGTCCACCGACGGCGGTGCGGTGATCGCCGAGAACATCGGTGACGAGCGTATTCGTGTCGACCGAGGCGCGAACCGGGGAGTGGCAGCCGCCCGCAATCGCGGTCTCGCCCTCGCCAGGGGCGAGATGGTGGCTTTCCTCGACGCTGATGACCTCTGGTATCCGGCGAAGCTGTCCGAGCAGATCAGCCTCCTGCAGAATGACCGCGGTCTCGTCGCGGTGGGCGCGGTCTTCCAGTATCTGTCCGGGAACGGCCGCGTACTTGGCCGGATGGGTCAGGAAGTTCGGGATGCCGACTCTCGAGAGCGTCTGCAGCGGGGTCGGTTGATGCCGTTCCCGATCTCTTCCCTGATCGCTCGGACCGACATCGTGCGGGCCGCGGGAGGGTTCGACGAGTCACTTCCGCCCGTCGAGGATCTCGACCTCATGACGCGACTGGCGTTGGCGGGATCGGTTGCCACGGTCATGCGGCCGCTCGGCGCCTATCGCGTTCACAGCAACTCCGCATCAGCACGCCAGCACGTCAAGATGAAGATGCTCACGCGCTTCGTCGAGAAGCGGGCTGAGGCCCGGCTCGAAGGCCGGCCCGCCCCAACCCTGGAATCGTTCGTGTCCTCGTATCGCCTCACGAGGGCGCAGCGGCGGCGGGATGGTGCGGCGCGACGATTTCGTGACGCCGGCCTGCTGGTGATGGAAGGACGGTACGTCAGGGCGAGCGCGCTGTGCGCTGCCGCCCTGGTAGCCCGGCCCTCGTATACGCTCCGCCGGATCGCGATGCGCCTTCCGGTTCGTCGTACGCCGAGTGCCGTTGCCCACGCCGGAAACTGAGTCCCCAAGGCCGCTTTCACCACCCGGCGAAGGAAACCCCTATGAAGAAAGCCGCCTCGGCTCGTGCAGCTTGGGGACTCATTGACCAAGTGCTCTCCAGCGCGAGCAATTTCTTTGTCAGCGGCTTGGCCGCTCACTCGTTGGCGCCAGGAGAGTTCGGCGCTTTCGCACTGGCCTTCGCGGTATATCTGCTCCTGCTCGGCGTGTCTCGATCTCTCTGCACGGAACCGCTCGCCATCCGATATACGGCCCAGGAGCAGGCCGTGTTCGACGCCGGAGCACGACGGGCTGTGGGGTCCGTCACCGTGCTGAGCTTGTTGCTCGGTGGTGTCTGTCTCGCGGCTGGCTTGCTCATCGGCGGCTCTGTCGGCGGGGCTCTGGTGGCGCTGGGCGTCGTGACTCCCGCACTTCTCGTGCAAGATGCCTGGCGATACGTCTTCTTCGCTTCAGGGCGAGTGCGATCAGCGGTTCTGAACGACTTCGTATGGGTTCTCGCTCAGGTCGGACTGTTCGGGCTGATGGCGGGGGGCGCGTTGCCCAGGTCGGGTCCGATCATGATTGTCGTCTGGGGGGTCGGTGCGGGACTGGGCGCCGTCCTCGGTCTCCGCCAGTCCCGACTCGTTCCGGCCTGGTCCGGTCTTCCTGGTTGGCTACGCGAGCACTCCGACCTCGGCGGGCGCTTCGCTGGCGAGTTCATTGCCGCCGCCGGTGCCGTGCATCTTGTCAGCTTCGGCATCGGGGCCACGGCAGGTCTGGCGGCGGCTGGCAGCATTCGGGGCGCACTCCTGGTGTTCGGGCCGCTCAGCGTGATCCTCATGGCCGCTGGTGTCGTTCTGCTTCCCGAGTTCGTTCGAAACACCCGCCTCTCGGTGGACGCCCTGGCGAGAAACGCGCGCGCGGCAAGTTGGGTCCTTCTCGCGTTGAGCGTCGTCTGGGGATTGGTTTGTCTGGCGACGCCGGCTTCCATCGGCCAGCGCCTTCTCGGTCAGAACTGGCCTGGCGTACGGTCGGTCCTGCCGCAGATCGCCCTGATGATGTGCGGGACCGGCGTGTCCGTAGGAGCGACACTCGGCCTCCGAGCGTTGGGCGCGGCCCGTCGCA
It contains:
- a CDS encoding group II intron maturase-specific domain-containing protein, producing MEHRLDKINRFITEWAAYFSLADSPRAFEGIDHWTQPVAGSVRRRWCSGRLANVSAAGVNRDSAPVHRHRQRLLGEQGIPALQGIVDPLALSHYLRSATRTAGCGPACPVVGGRGRDNRPFYPITGPAQRCAVAVAYAAHRHKCREYRAISLVVPPIVQARALWVPPVPSEPAPQ
- a CDS encoding sugar transferase is translated as MSVFIEEAARHHAAPFGHARWTGRAAKRAIDLVGAAALLLLLAPVLLAAAVAVRVDTAGPLIFRQRRTGWRGAEFQVLKLRTMRVGSETLKEAMAARNESDGHLFKIRDDPRVTAAGRWLRRYSLDELPQLVNVLKGQMSLVGPRPLPVEDSAFAGKARHRLRMRPGLTGLWQISGRSDLAWEDALRLDLHYVDTWSLRLDLAILFRTLPAVLRGDGAY
- a CDS encoding UDP-glucuronic acid decarboxylase family protein is translated as MRAVVTGGAGFIGSHLCERLIHESHDVVCVDNFVTSEPGNVEHLTDDPHFQLVRRDITQGLDVPGDVDAVFHLASPASPADYLRLPLETLRVGSAGTWRALDLAAAKGARFLLASTSESYGDPLVHPQPESYWGHVNPVGPRSVYDEAKRFGEALTMAYRRHYGVDAKIVRIFNTFGPRMRADDGRAIPTFIDQALRGEPITVTGDGSQTRSLCYVDDLVDGLLRMLASDHGGPVNLGNPHEVTMLELAQWINKLTRATSEITLIPRPQDDPERRRPDITMAREVLGWEPVTPVEHGLCDTITDFRRRLTSVNFTERRIVAVPSPLTASACS
- a CDS encoding DUF1972 domain-containing protein; its protein translation is MHGPAHHITAATAPDTGNGLYEMRNVQVPEHLDLGVFGARGIPSTYSGYETFLTVLLPELAARGHQVTMYCRSGEVEETPSYQGVKKVFLPAIASKQLSTLSHGALAALATRRAQHDVVLVVNVANAAFCLLTRLAGQRIALNTDGQEWLRGKWGRAARAYFRGSAHIARWSASALIADGIGMRDVYKQQFKAESTVIPYCWTQIDHDERLEALDSLGVSPYGYFLIAGRLIPENNIHRVACSYLASGARTPLVVLGAANYDSPVTRELRELAEKDSRLILGGHITDRAAYATTVRLARAYFHTHSVGGINPSLLEAMGCGARIIALDTVFNREALGEAGEYFCDFDHTLPALMRRLDSTSGVDDELRALAVKRANGRFSLEQVADSYERLLMTVARSPRWRRTALETQWAEKEAGRETILEPGR
- a CDS encoding glycosyltransferase family 4 protein: MFLDAIRSLRGAGASVEVILPRHGRLAERLESDFVPVHTADFPILRRSLLSVRPLGALAAQAWPTVRGLAASIRSLAPDVVYVNTITLPHWMAAGRKAGVGVICHVHELDQLPGPLASVLLSPLLLADRLVVNSQATQRYVRSRLPRVGPRVSLVYNGFDMPAALPSPPAFGRTRRLLLVGRLSPRKGQDLAIEALSLLVQWGHDVVLELVGDTFDGYEWYEEALRRQAASLGLTDRVEFGGYQIDTSSAYARSDVVLVPSTLESFGNVAVEGLAAGRPVLATAVGGLPEIVENGVNGFLFPPGDAATLAAGAARLLSNPAKATDMGAQGARAVRARFGKDRFAQGVFGAVASVSRLTVPEVAPQVLSPTRR
- a CDS encoding phosphotransferase; its protein translation is MKQFSLRSRVVGHPSSKAVARQMVAMCPANGRRGLALQRMAYRIVRAVPSLGLRSAGSWPLPISPESWAAIEARIRDVRGPAAGAVLWHLPPADQPQVKFGALFLDSADLPLAFARVLLTRDVPRLAPRVAEGGRTGIRWPMRLEEFCHDGLSVELSTATPAGLHVPVHLGLRAVTDLCADIDDAFGVLERHAYVPDNWTPMHGDLAHWNLRRYRTGDIHLLDWEGSDWAPPHADLARFIMTAPNGRQLAAGLPKALGPELEEAALFWLDRGAKAAEGEVPAWVERKHADQAAVLSDLLAAT
- a CDS encoding glycosyltransferase family 4 protein produces the protein MKIVMSAYACDPDESSERGIGWWWASAAAERHEVWLLTRHRSRPAIERALKTDPRPNLHPVYVDAPRWVRSLKRGAWTLYPYYAIWQAVARAEARRLHRDVRFDVAHHMTFSIDWLPSGMAFIRGLPSVWGPVGPGVTSFPFRMWKTYGPRWASSELLRSIVTTVGSRTFGSWTAKHATVIIAQNNDVAKRFKGHPNLVVEQNSVVDLPPDLVGPSASFGDKTRRAIFIGRLIPSKGLRAAVGALAQPAASDWTLDVYGRGPEREPSLALARKLGVDDRITLHGAADRSEVFKALHQADALLFPSSRESAPGAVAEAVTSGCPVICLDTSGPGTVVQPGQGIKLAPSADVCRSLAQALNQVGPRHAGDDRWTARRIPYLLDRWYAMAVGASSSVLAGRAV